Proteins from a genomic interval of Zingiber officinale cultivar Zhangliang chromosome 1B, Zo_v1.1, whole genome shotgun sequence:
- the LOC121968529 gene encoding uncharacterized protein LOC121968529, which translates to MESDFPIRRRRRRSSDRSGSILLRASPGYEYLKHHGTISDSACNNTFQKEESSYCQSSYDKTSVKSRSMLMDKELMREEEIRWSSGVIAKLMGLDEQIPQRLVHKRKRVADGFTQKLSVAGIQGKYLIKDEHLFHMNMADHHEFNDNNDALETVEVEREKRKTVAKALPSLRQYNFDISKECKSNVSSPGQSSMDAMEIPSNKLYKMANKSSNNMSRQYSREHHFLRFQKEPNFRWLAPSHLESKKAISKSHTCISTTGEISSPLNRVTDRFPHMKKDVMCYFQRPMTCMASSSPIHPSVSFSYKLSQQHAARKNRKCILHNHSRVKPNNDRSLVNGQMFYVTTPENFWSARRRRTAQPRIKETHNQGQNLKNFSLSMEGFGCREIARETTEELRESICRDKKHMPIFGLNILSGNGSSCTMPDMSNLLNSGTFRRSSGYFEDWSSNHNPGLAYSVKSRGSEAQKNLPKLKMTNYIKEGHYNIGSSQSAEYCLKSDMERKGKAYNSSAVHSFSDEKPSSTRASCDSYMTVSPRKGLDGRFFLNLPKPTIVPVPSTAIGNQNARLHQSNSQRFCSIDDVLTLRPTKINQIGNLLSKSIKSRHHKLDSNLHRQEKNSSTREMHMAQENKTTAVPMKASSKGNYKLLYVPSSADMDMFLKTTMELDKLSTDKTNSKNIKVSNTDMKDLSSDHLQVDCDFHNHERRKKASQSCLVFVPEAPVREDDSGISITQNIDLHGHQSKELTSISQNPGVKSSKMLRLSNEDSREESDLIPQSVYLEEDFMDEEERDYTYLLDILFASGIHSSKQDNLFNACHLPEYPVNPTLFEKLEKKFGKLVSWSKSERKLMFDMTNSILAEILAPCMDPLPWVNSIRTIGPMWSSEGLIERSWKILVKKRAELSFGNAEDKALDFKWLDLGDHINDIGCEIARLLKEELLEELVEFIQG; encoded by the exons CATGGATAAAGAGTTGATGAGAGAAGAAGAAATTAGGTGGTCATCAGGTGTAATTGCCAAGTTAATGGGTCTTGATGAACAAATTCCTCAAAGGCTAGTCCACAAGAGAAAGAGAGTCGCTGATGGTTTCACTCAGAAACTATCGGTTGCAGGCATTCAAGGGAAGTATCTTATTAAAGACGAGCATTTGTTTCACATGAATATGGCTGATCACCATGAGTTCAATGACAACAATGATGCACTGGAAACAGTTGAAgttgagagagaaaagagaaaaacagTTGCCAAGGCCTTACCAAGTTTAAGACAATACAACTTTGATATAAGCAAAGAATGCAAGAGTAATGTGAGCTCTCCAGGCCAAAGTTCCATGGATGCAATGGAAATCCCAAGTAACAAATTATACAAGATGGCTAACAAATCCAGCAACAATATGAGCAGGCAATATTCTAGAGAACATCATTTTCTAAGATTTCAGAAGGAACCAAATTTCAGGTGGCTTGCTCCCTCCCATCTAGAAAGCAAGAAAGCAATTTCCAAGTCACATACTTGTATAAGTACTACTGGTGAAATATCCAGTCCACTGAACAGGGTCACAGATAGGTTTCCTCATATGAAGAAAGATGTTATGTGCTACTTTCAGAGACCAATGACTTGTATGGCTAGTTCCTCTCCCATCCACCCCAGTGTTTCATTTTCATATAAGTTATCACAGCAACATGCCGCTAGGAAAAATCGCAAATGTATTCTTCACAATCATAGTCGTGTAAAGCCTAATAATGATAGATCCCTTGTCAATGGACAAATGTTCTATGTAACAACCCCTGAGAACTTTTGGTCTGCTCGTAGAAGGCGGACTGCTCAACCCAGGATTAAAGAAACCCACAATCAAGGACAAAATCTGAAGAACTTCTCCCTTAGCATGGAAGGTTTTGGTTGCAGGGAAATAGCTAGAGAAACTACAGAAGAACTGAGAGAATCTATTTGTAGAGATAAGAAACACATGCCCATTTTTGGTCTTAACATACTCTCTGGGAATGGCAGCTCATGCACTATGCCTGACATGAGCAATCTACTGAACTCTGGGACTTTCAGGAGATCTTCTGGTTATTTTGAAGACTGGAGTAGCAACCATAACCCTGGGTTAGCTTATTCAGTTAAATCTAGGGGAAGTGAAGCTCAGAAAAATCTACCAAAATTGAAGATGACTAACTATATTAAGGAGGGACATTATAATATTGGCTCAAGTCAATCTGCTGAATATTGTCTTAAGTCTGATATGGAGAGAAAAGGCAAGGCATATAATTCCTCGGCAGTTCATAGTTTTTCCGATGAAAAGCCAAGTAGCACACGAGCATCATGTGACTCTTATATGACTGTTAGCCCCAGGAAGGGTTTGGATGGAAGATTCTTCTTAAACTTACCGAAACCTACAATTGTTCCAGTTCCATCAACAGCTATTGGGAACCAAAATgcgagattacatcaatccaatAGCCAACGGTTTTGTTCAATTGATGATGTGCTGACATTGAGACCTACAAAAATAAACCAGATAGGAAATCTTCTGTCAAAAAGCATCAAAAGCAGACATCACAAGCTTGACTCTAACTTGCACAGGCAGGAAAAGAACAGCTCTACTAGGGAAATGCACATGGCGCAAGAGAATAAAACAACAGCCGTGCCTATGAAAGCATCTTCTAAAGGGAACTATAAACTGCTTTATGTTCCTAGCTCTGCAGATATGGATATGTTCCTAAAAACTACAATGGAATTGGATAAGTTGTCAACTGATaaaacaaattctaaaaatatcaaaGTATCCAACACTGACATGAAG GACCTCTCATCAGACCATCTTCAAGTTGATTGTGACTTTCACAACCATGAAAGAAGGAAAAAGGCTTCACAATCATGCCTAGTTTTTGTACCTGAGGCTCCAGTTAGAGAGGATGACTCGGGAATTTCCATAACTCAAAATATAGATCTCCATG GGCATCAAAGCAAAGAATTAACCTCAATCTCACAGAATCCTGGTGTTAAGTCCTCAAAAATGCTTAGACTAAGTAATGAAGACAGCAGAGAAGAATCTGATCTGATTCCACAGAGTGTTTATCTAGAAGAGGACTTTATGGATGAAGAGGAGAGGGACTACACCTACCTACTTGATATACTATTTGCTTCTGGTATTCACAGTTCTAAGCAAGACAATTTGTTTAATGCATGTCATTTACCAGAATATCCAGTGAACCCAACCTTATTTGAAAAGCTTGAGAAGAAATTTGGTAAGTTGGTCTCATGGTCAAAGTCGGAAAGGAAGCTAATGTTTGATATGACAAACTCAATCCTGGCAGAGATCCTTGCTCCATGTATGGACCCACTTCCATGGGTTAATTCAATAAGAACAATTGGACCTATGTGGAGTTCTGAGGGGCTCATTGAGAGGTCATGGAAAATTTTGGTGAAAAAACGTGCGGAACTTAGTTTTGGTAATGCCGAGGATAAAGCTCTGGACTTCAAGTGGTTAGATTTAGGCGATCACATAAATGACATAGGGTGTGAGATAGCAAGGCTGCTGAAGGAGGAACTTCTGGAAGAACTTGTGGAATTTATCCAGGGATAG